Within the Arthrobacter sp. V1I7 genome, the region CAGGAGTGCGAATCCTGCAGGACCGCACCCCTGACCTGATGTTCCTGACCTTGACTGACTACATTCAGCACAAGAACGCCCCCGGAACTGAGACGGCCAACGACTTCTACTCCATGATCGACCACTATGCCGCAGCTCTTGATGAACTCGGCGCCATTGTCGTCATCACCGCCGACCACGGTATGAGCCCCAAGCACAAGAGCGATGGCACCCCTCAGGTCATCTACTTGGAGGAAGAAGTTAACCGCGTTCTGGGTGTCGCCGGTGACGCCCCCGAAGGCGGCAGCCGTGTCATTCTTCCCATCACCGATCCCTACACTGTCCACCACGGCGCCCTGGGTTCCTTCGCGAACGTATACCTGCCCGACAATGCAAACCGCGACACAGTGTTGGCCGCGCTGGAGGGCCGGGAGGGCATCTCCGGCGTCTACCGATCCGAGGAAGCAGCCAAACTGTTCGACATGCCCTTGGACCGGATGGGTGACCTCACGGTGCTTTCGGACAAGAACACGGCGCTGGGACGCTATGCTGCCTGGCACGATCTGGGCAACCTGGAGGTCCCGTTGCGTTCGCACGGGGGCCTGGGCGAGCTGAACATCCCGTTCTTCGTCAACCGGATTTTGCCGACACCGACGGCGACAGCAAGTACGGCCCCTAACGGTGATACGGCCATCGCCCACAACTACGACGCGTTTTGGGTCGCTACAACCCACGCCTCCGTGGAGCTTGCGGAAATCAGCTGATTCATCTGTCGCAGGGCCGGCCGTAACGGCGGCCCAACAGGCGCTGCCCTGCGAGGGCACGCCGACTCACAGGTTTGCATGACGAGAGGACTAGCAATGTCCGATTCAAGCCCACCCCAGACCCCAGTACAAACCCATCCCTCAGAAGCTCTTTTAGGGGACCCGAAGACCTCCACGAAACGGCAGGAGCTGTTGAAATGGCAAATCAGGATCTTCGCGCTCTCCTGGCTCGCGTACGCGGCCTTTTACTTCCCCCGGTCAGCATTTTCCGCCGCTAAAGTCGGAATCCTCGAAGAAGGCTTCCTCACCCGCCAGACACTCGGACTCCTCGACTCCGCTTATCTGGCTGCCTACGCCATCGGCCAGTTTGTCTGGGGAGCGTGCGCAGAAAAATACGGTACCCGTGTCGTCGTCGCCGGAGGAATGGTCATGGCGGCCGTCGCTTCACTGCTGATGGGCGTTGTCCCGGCCGTGGCACTGTTCCTGCCCCTGATGATCGTCCAGGGCTTGGCTCAATCAACCGGCTGGTCCGCACTGAGCAAGAACATCGCTTCGTTTTTCACCATCAGCAAGCGTGGACGCGCCATGGGCTTTTTCTCCACCAGCTATGCTTTCGGGGGCCTCGCAGGCGCACCGGTGACCGGCTGGGTCGCCTACTCGCTTTTTGACAGTTGGCGGTGGGCCTTCGTCGCGGGCGCCAGTATCATCATGATCGCTTTCGTCCTATTCCTCATCTTCCAGCGGAACTCTCCGCAAGAGGTGGGACTGCCGGGAATCGACGAGGACCCCTCGCTGCTGGATACCGAGCATGAAAGGGGGTCAAAGTCTCCGCCAGGCAGCGGGACCAGGACGAAGTTCTCAGCAAGCGACCTGCTGGCCGCGGTCCGGTATGATCCCATGGTCCTCCGGCTCGGCATCGTGTACTTTCTGATTAAACCCGCGCGGTACGCGATCCTGCTCTGGGGTCCGGTGCTGGTCCTCGAAGCCATGCCTGACCTGAGCGCCATGACAGCCATCATGCTACCCGTTGCCTTCGGTGTGACCGGAATGATCGCACCTGTCCTGGCCGGCTGGATGTCTGACACCGTCTTCGGTGCCCGGCGCGTCCCGCCCAGCGTCCTCTGCCTGTTGCTGATGGTCGTGGCACTCGCACTCTGGCAGGTCGTCACGCAAACCGGCTCGCTACCCCTGATCGTGGCGCTTCTCGCCTTCATCGGACTGACCGCCTATGCCTCCGATGCGATGATCTCGGGCGTCGCCGCAGTTGACTTCGGCACCTCCAAGTACGCAGCCGGTGCCACTGGATTCGTCAACGGCTGTGGCTCCCTCGGGGCAATCCTCGGCGGGCTCCTTCCCGGTTTCTTTTCCGGCATCGTGATCTTCTACATGTTCGCAGGCGCAGCCCTGGTTGCCGTTCTAGTGCTCCTGCCCTCCTGGAACAAACGGCCTATCAGTGTCTGATGACCCTGCACCAGACAGTGCCTTCACGACCTGCGCGTCCAGAAACCAACAGAGGAAAAATGAATATATTAAATGATTCAGAACTGAACTTGAATTACATTGACGGCCAATGGCGGCCAGCTTCCGGGGGTTCCACGTTCGCCAACACGAATCCGGCTGACGCCCGGGACCTGATTGGGCACTTTCCCGACTCTTCCAGTCAGGATGCCCTTGACGCGATAGGCGCAGCAGACAAGGCCCGGCAGCACTGGGACTCCCTCGGCTCGATCAAAAGGGGCGACATCCTGTTCTCCGCCGCCGAGATCCTAGTGCGTCGAAAGGACGAACTGGCGCGTGCCGTCACCAGGGAACAGGGCAAATGCCTGCGTGAATCGCTGGGCGAGGCCCAGCGAGCCGTCGACATCCTGCGGTACATCGCCGGAGAAGGCCGCAGGCTCTCGGGTTCAACACTTCCCGCCGACGAACCGCGGAGCATGGCGCTGACATGGCGAAAGCCGATCGGCATCGTGGCGCTGATTACGCCCTGGAACTTTCCGCTGGCCATCCCGGTGTGGAAGATGGCCCCGGCCCTCCTCTCCGGCTGCACCGCAATCCTCAAGCCGTCCCCCCTGGCGCCGCACACCGCTGCCCTGCTCGTGGAGATTTTCGTCGAGGCCGGGGTGCCGCCCGGTGTACTGAATCTGGTCCAGGGCGACAGGGAACCTGGTGAAACACTGAGCAATCACCCGGACGTGAAGGGCATCTCCTTCACCGGCTCGCTGGGGGTCGGTCTGGAGATCCAGAAGGCAGCGGCGCCCAGGCTAGCCAGAACCCAACTCGAACTGGGCGGGAAAAACGCACTGATCGTGCTGGCTGACGCTGATCTGGACCTCGCCGCGGACGCCGTTCTCCACGGGGCTTTCGGCCAGGCAGGGCAGCGCTGCAGCGCCACGAGCCGGGTCGTCGTCGAACGCCAGGTCCGCGAACAGCTGGTCGGCAAGGTGCTGGGCAGGATTGCGGAACTGACCATCGGTGACCCGCTCGACAGCGCCACACGGCTTGGACCAGTGGTGAACGAGGACCGCCTGAGCGCCTGTGTGCGGGCAATTGAGCAAGCCCGCAGTGAAGGAGCCTCGGTACGCACGGGCGGCTCCGCAGTTGCGGCCGGGAACCTGGCCCACGGCTACTTCATGGAGCCCACACTCCTGACGGATGTGGCCCCATACTCCGAACTGGCCATGGAGGAAGTCTTCGGACCTGTCCTGGCAGTAATCGATGCGGAGAACTTCGACCATGCCATGGACATCTCCAATTCCGTCCGGTACGGGATGTCCGGGACGATCTTCACCAACAACCGCAGCCACATTTATGACGCGTTGCATCGCTTCGAAGCGGGCATGCTGCACGTCAACCGCCCGGGTGTTGGGGCATGGCCGCATATGCCGCACATGGGGGCGAAGCTTTCCCAGTACGGCGCACCGGAATGCTCGCCGGAAACCTGGGACTTTTACATGGAGTGGAGGTCCGCGTGCATCAGCTTCCCAGCGTGAGAACCACCGGCTAGGTTCATGATCATGAATCTGAGCATCCAGGGACTGCGGATCTTTCTGGCCGTTGTCGAGACAGGAAGTTTCTCGGCAGCAGCCCGCAGGCTCTTCATGAGCCAGCCGTCGGTATCGGCCCAAGTACGCAGCCTCGAGACCTCCCTGGCCGCGCATCTTTTGGACCGGGGCCCTGCCGGTGCCTCACTGACACCGGCAGGGCAGGTTCTCGCCGATCACGCACGGGCGATCTTTGAGGTCATGGACCAGGTCGATGCGGACGTCGCAGCCGCTCAAGGAATCCAAGACCGCAAACTCTCCGTGGCTGGCACCAGCACGCTCGGGTCCTACCTGCTCCCCCGGGCGCTAAGCCGCTTCTTGGCAGAGAACAACGGGCTTAGAACCGAGTTGCGGGTAGGAAACACCGAGAGAGTTGCCGACTGGCTGATCAATCGGGAGGTGAGCCTTGCCATCTGCGCCGGTGAAATCGACCACGAGCAGCTGGAAGGGACCGTGATCTTTGATGACGCGCTGGTGCTGGTTGCCGGCAGGGCCAACCCTCTGGCCGGACGCGACCTCACCCCCGCCGACCTTGAAGGCGAACGGTTCCTGTTACGGGAGATCGGCTCCTCAACCCGGTTTGATCAGGACCAATCCCTGGCCGAATGGAAGCTCACCCAGACCGAGCAGTGGACAATCTGGACCTCGGAGGCGGCAAGGGAATCGGTCCGTGCCGGACTTGGCCTGGCGCTGATATCCGAACACGTCGTAGCACCGGACCTGCGGTCCGGTGAACTCGTCAGACTCAATATCCATCCCGCACCGCGCCACCGCCCCGTATCACTCGTCCGGATGGCCGGGCAGTTGCTGACCCCGGTTGAGCAGTCATTCGTTGAGATGATCCAAAAGATGCACGGATGGCCCTGACCACGCACCGTTCAGGACCGACACTTCCCGCCGGCCGGCACAACCCCCTTGTCAGAAAGGCAGGACCCATGACCACCCCCGATCCCACAGACAACCTCAAAGACGAGCACACGGATCTCATCATTATCGGAGCAGGCATCGTCGGCCTGGCCCACGCCTTCCAGGCCCACCGCAAGGGCTATACCGTGCGGATCATCGAACGGGACGCCAAACCCAACGGTGCCTCCATTCGAAACTTCGGTCACTGCTGCATCACAGCCCAGGACGGCGAACACCTCGATACCGCCTACAGGTCCCGGGAAGGCTGGCTCGCGGCCGCCCAAGCCATCGGTTTCTGGGCGCCCGAGGCCGGAGCCGTCGTCGTTGCCCGAAGCCAGACAGAACTGGCCGTCCTCGAACAGCTCAGCGACAAACGAGGTACCGATAACGTGCAGCTGCTGACAGCCGAGCAGACGACGAGGCGGCTCACGTCAGCTGGCACCCCCGACCCCACCATCTGCGGCGGGGCGTTCCTCCCTGCAGACCTGCGTGTGGACCCGCGCACCGCCGCCCCCGATATCGCCGACTGGCTGCAGAACCAGGACGGGATCAAATTCCTTTGGGGGACAGCGGTCAAGGACATCCAGGAGGGCGGCAGCGTCATCACCAGCCGGGGCGACTTCCACGCCGGCAAAGTCCTCGTCTGTGTCGGTCATGACCTGGACTACCTGCTACCGGACGTCGCCGCCCGTTACCAGGTCCAGCGCTGCGCCCTGCAGATGGCGATGGCACCTGCACCGCCAGGCTACAAGCTGGACTCGGCCGTGCTGACGGGAACATCCATGACCCGGTATGACGGCTTCACCACCATGCCTGCGGCGGACGCGCTCCGCCAGGAAATTTACAGCCACAGCCCGGAACTGATCGACATGGGTGCGAACGTCATGTTCACCCGCCGCCCCGACGGGACAGTCCTCCTCGGCGACAGCCACGTGTACGGCCAGACCATAGGTCCATTCCAGGACGAGTGGATGACCTCACGGCTTGTACGCGAGGTCGAGAAGCTTCTCGGCTCGCCTCTGATCGTCACCCAGCGCTGGCAAGGAATATATGCCTCCAGCCCGCTGACCTCCCTGCTCGTCGAAGACATCGGTTCCACCACAACCGCCATCACCGTAACCTCCGGAATCGGCATGACCCTGTCTTTCGGCATCGCCGCCGAAACGATCGAGCGACTCTAACTGGGAAGTGACCGGGCCGGTCAGTGCTTCGGCGCGACGGCGATCTCTTCGCCGTCGACGGCGTGGAACGGTGCGTGGCGGTCCATGATCAGCAGGTACACGACGGCGGCCAGGATCGCGCCGACGAACCAGGAGAAGCCGGAGACGTAGGTGAACTCAGGGACGAGAGCCAGCACCAGGGCGACTATCGCAGCCGGTGTGCCCGCGATGACAGCCTTCCGGTTGACGCCACGCGTGTACGCGTACTCCCCGTCAGGCGACTCCGAGTACAGTTCCGGAACGTTGACCCGGCCCCTCCGGACCAGCCAGTAGTCGGCCATGATCACGCCGAACAGCGGCCCCAGGAGGGCGCCCAGCCCGCCGAGGAAGTAGACGATGACCACGGGCGAGTTGTACAGGTTCCACGGCAGGATCACCAGGCCGATCACCGCGGAGATGATGGCTGCCCGGCGGAAGTCCAGGGTCCGCGGGAAAAGGTGGGCCAGCGTGTAGATGGGCGCCACGAAGTTGGCCATGAGGTTCACGGCCACCGTCAGGATGATCAGGGCCAGGCAGGCCAGCACCAGCAGGAATGTGTTCGGGATGGCGTTTACGACGTCGGTGGGCGACTCGATGACCGTCCCGTCGATCTTGTACCGGGCGCCGCAGAGGACGATGACAATGGCGGCGAAGAAGATCATGTTGATGGGGATGCCGAAGAAGTTGCCGCGCACCACCGACCGTTCCGAGGGCGCGCCCCGGGTGAAGTCGCAGAAGTTCAGCACGAACGTCCCGTAGACGACCACCCAAAGCGCTGCGGACTGGAAAATCCGCACCCACATCTCGGTGCCGGTCAGCGAATCGGCGGTGGACCAGGCGATGGACCCGCCGGCCTCCACCAACATCCAGACGGCCAGCGCGAGCATGGTGACCAGGATGATGGGGCCGGCGAAGGCCTCGTACCTGCGGATCATCTCCATCCCAAAGCTCACGATTACGGTCTGCACCGCCCACAGCGCAACGAACGAGATCCAGCCCAGCGTCGAGAGTCCGAGGAACGAGTCCGCATCGAGCGGCGCCAGGGCCGGCGCGAGGGCCAAGATGAGCACCCGGAGCACCACCGAGGCCAGGTAGGTCTGGATGCCGAACCAGGCCACGGCCACGGCGCCGCGGATGATGGCGGGGATGTTGGAGCCACGGATGCCGAACGCGATCCTACTCATGACCGGGAACGGCACGCCCGTCCGCTCGCCCATGAACCCGGAGAGGTTCAGGAGCAGGAACAGCAGGACGGCGCCGAGCAGGAAGGCGAGCATGATCTGCCAGGCGCCCAGTCCCAGGGCGAACAGTCCCATGGCGAACACGTAGTTGCCCAGCGAGTGCACGTCATTCGCCCAGAGCGTGAAGATGCTGTAGGCGTGCCACGTGCGGCCCTTGCGCGTGGTGGGAGCCAGGTCCTCGTTGTAGAGTCGGGGGCTCACGCCCGCAGGCACCTGCTCCGGGACGGCTGGCTCTCCCCTTGAGATTTCCTCGACCGCGGGGTCACCGGTGCCCCACGGCTCCGGGTCAATCAGATGCGGATGCCCGTGCTCGTCGTGCGAGCCGGGACCGTGCTGGTGGGACATGGTGCAGACCTCCGTGTTGCGGTAAAGGGCGTTGCCCGGGTTGGGCTGGTGTTTGACCGGCAGAGCCCCCGCCCGGATGATCCGTGCGGGGGCCTCCCGGTTTAGTCGGGGCTTCGCCTACCGGCCGGCGAGAACGTCCCCGGCTGTCAGCGGCCAGCCGAGCACTTTCTTGGGGCGGGGCGGGGCGTAGGTGCGGACCTTGGAGGTGGAGAGTCCCAGCCGGACGAGGGATTCCGCGATGGTCACGGCGGCGGCCACGCCGTCGACCACCGGGACACCCGCGCGCTGGCGGATTTGCTCGTCCAGGCCGGCCATCCCCCCGCAGCCCAGGACGATGACTTCAGCCTTGTCCTGCCTGACAGCAAGCAAAGCCTGTTCGATGATGGCTTCCACGGCGCGCTCGGGTTCCTCCTCGAGCTCCAGGACGGCCATGCCGCTGGCACGTACGGAAGCGCAGCGGCTGTCGAGCCCGGCAAGCTTCAGCCGGTCCTCGATGAGCGGCACGGTCCGGTCCAGGGTGGTGACCACCGAGTACTTGTGCCCGAGGAACATCGCCGTGCTGGCGGCCGCTTCGGTGATGTCCACCACCGGAACGTTCAGCAGCTCCTGCAGGCCCTCGCGGCCGTGTTCGCCGTAGCCGGCCTGGATGACGGCGTCGTACGGTTCCGGGTAGGACAGCACCTTGTCCATCACGGCGATGGCGGCAAGGTAGCTTTCAAAGTTGCCTTCGCAGGATTCGGCTCCAAAGCGCGGTGTCAGGCCCACGATCTCCGTGCCGGGTGCCGCTGCCTGCCGGGCCTGTGCGGCAATGGAATCAGTCATGGACTCGGTGGTGTTTACGTTTGCAACAAGAATGCGCATGGTTTTCCTTAGTGGGTGCTGGCGACGGCGATGGCTTCACCGGAGATGTCGTCGTGGTGCTGCCTGCGGTCGGAGATCTGGTAGTAGACGACCGCTGCGATACCTGCTGCAACGAACCAGGCGAAGGGGGCCGCCGCCGCAAAGGCCGGAACGAAAGCGATCAGGAGAGCGACGGCTGCCGCGGGCACCATGGCGATGATTGCCTTGGGGTTGTAGCCCTTCGTGTAGAAGTAGGCACCAAGGGGCGATTCGGTGTAGAGGTCGGGGACGTTGATCTTGCCGCGGCGGATCAGCCAGTAGTCGGCCATGACGACGCCGAACAGGGGGCCGAGCAGCGCGCCCAATCCTCCGAGGAAGTAGACGATGACCAGCGGATTGTTGTAGAGGTTCCATGGCAGGATCACCAGGCCGATAGTGCCGCTGACCCAGGCAGCCTTGCGGAAGTTGAGCTTTTTCGGGAACAGGTTGGTCAGTGCGTACACCGGAGCGACGAAGTTGGCCATGAGGTTGACGGCGATCGTCAGGATCAGCAGGGCGAGGCAGGCCAGGACAAGGAACAACGTGTTCGGGATGGTCTGGACGATGTCCGACGGGCTCTGGATGATGGTGCCGTTGATCTTGAACTGGCCTCCGGCCATCACGACGACGATGGCACCGAAGACGAGCATGTTGATCGGGATGCCCCAAAAGTTTCCGCGAACGACGGCCTTCTTGGAAACGGCGGAGCGGGTGAAGTCGCAGAAGTTCAGGACAAAGGTGCCGTAGATGGATACCCATAGGGCGCCGCCGGCAAAGATCGTAAGCCACATGTCTCCGCCTTGGAGTGCGTTATCGGAGGACCATGCGATGGAGCCT harbors:
- a CDS encoding NCS1 family nucleobase:cation symporter-1 — protein: MMQETPPVSVDQVNRPASSEFETYPAPGADALWPDIAVDAGGSVSPSLYNTDLAPTKTDGRRWTAYSIFTLWANDVHSLGNYAFAIGLFALGLGGWQILLALGIGAALLFALLNFSGFMGVKTGVPFPVMSRISFGIRGAQIPSLLRGAVAIAWFGIQTYLASVVFRVMLVAVAPSLAALDGDSILGLSTLGWISFAVLWVVQLVIVSYGMEMIRKYEAFAGPIILVTMAAIAVWIFAEAGGSIAWSSDNALQGGDMWLTIFAGGALWVSIYGTFVLNFCDFTRSAVSKKAVVRGNFWGIPINMLVFGAIVVVMAGGQFKINGTIIQSPSDIVQTIPNTLFLVLACLALLILTIAVNLMANFVAPVYALTNLFPKKLNFRKAAWVSGTIGLVILPWNLYNNPLVIVYFLGGLGALLGPLFGVVMADYWLIRRGKINVPDLYTESPLGAYFYTKGYNPKAIIAMVPAAAVALLIAFVPAFAAAAPFAWFVAAGIAAVVYYQISDRRQHHDDISGEAIAVASTH
- a CDS encoding aspartate/glutamate racemase family protein, producing the protein MRILVANVNTTESMTDSIAAQARQAAAPGTEIVGLTPRFGAESCEGNFESYLAAIAVMDKVLSYPEPYDAVIQAGYGEHGREGLQELLNVPVVDITEAAASTAMFLGHKYSVVTTLDRTVPLIEDRLKLAGLDSRCASVRASGMAVLELEEEPERAVEAIIEQALLAVRQDKAEVIVLGCGGMAGLDEQIRQRAGVPVVDGVAAAVTIAESLVRLGLSTSKVRTYAPPRPKKVLGWPLTAGDVLAGR
- a CDS encoding aldehyde dehydrogenase; translation: MNYIDGQWRPASGGSTFANTNPADARDLIGHFPDSSSQDALDAIGAADKARQHWDSLGSIKRGDILFSAAEILVRRKDELARAVTREQGKCLRESLGEAQRAVDILRYIAGEGRRLSGSTLPADEPRSMALTWRKPIGIVALITPWNFPLAIPVWKMAPALLSGCTAILKPSPLAPHTAALLVEIFVEAGVPPGVLNLVQGDREPGETLSNHPDVKGISFTGSLGVGLEIQKAAAPRLARTQLELGGKNALIVLADADLDLAADAVLHGAFGQAGQRCSATSRVVVERQVREQLVGKVLGRIAELTIGDPLDSATRLGPVVNEDRLSACVRAIEQARSEGASVRTGGSAVAAGNLAHGYFMEPTLLTDVAPYSELAMEEVFGPVLAVIDAENFDHAMDISNSVRYGMSGTIFTNNRSHIYDALHRFEAGMLHVNRPGVGAWPHMPHMGAKLSQYGAPECSPETWDFYMEWRSACISFPA
- a CDS encoding MFS transporter; the protein is MKWQIRIFALSWLAYAAFYFPRSAFSAAKVGILEEGFLTRQTLGLLDSAYLAAYAIGQFVWGACAEKYGTRVVVAGGMVMAAVASLLMGVVPAVALFLPLMIVQGLAQSTGWSALSKNIASFFTISKRGRAMGFFSTSYAFGGLAGAPVTGWVAYSLFDSWRWAFVAGASIIMIAFVLFLIFQRNSPQEVGLPGIDEDPSLLDTEHERGSKSPPGSGTRTKFSASDLLAAVRYDPMVLRLGIVYFLIKPARYAILLWGPVLVLEAMPDLSAMTAIMLPVAFGVTGMIAPVLAGWMSDTVFGARRVPPSVLCLLLMVVALALWQVVTQTGSLPLIVALLAFIGLTAYASDAMISGVAAVDFGTSKYAAGATGFVNGCGSLGAILGGLLPGFFSGIVIFYMFAGAALVAVLVLLPSWNKRPISV
- a CDS encoding NCS1 family nucleobase:cation symporter-1; amino-acid sequence: MSHQHGPGSHDEHGHPHLIDPEPWGTGDPAVEEISRGEPAVPEQVPAGVSPRLYNEDLAPTTRKGRTWHAYSIFTLWANDVHSLGNYVFAMGLFALGLGAWQIMLAFLLGAVLLFLLLNLSGFMGERTGVPFPVMSRIAFGIRGSNIPAIIRGAVAVAWFGIQTYLASVVLRVLILALAPALAPLDADSFLGLSTLGWISFVALWAVQTVIVSFGMEMIRRYEAFAGPIILVTMLALAVWMLVEAGGSIAWSTADSLTGTEMWVRIFQSAALWVVVYGTFVLNFCDFTRGAPSERSVVRGNFFGIPINMIFFAAIVIVLCGARYKIDGTVIESPTDVVNAIPNTFLLVLACLALIILTVAVNLMANFVAPIYTLAHLFPRTLDFRRAAIISAVIGLVILPWNLYNSPVVIVYFLGGLGALLGPLFGVIMADYWLVRRGRVNVPELYSESPDGEYAYTRGVNRKAVIAGTPAAIVALVLALVPEFTYVSGFSWFVGAILAAVVYLLIMDRHAPFHAVDGEEIAVAPKH
- a CDS encoding TIGR03364 family FAD-dependent oxidoreductase; translation: MTTPDPTDNLKDEHTDLIIIGAGIVGLAHAFQAHRKGYTVRIIERDAKPNGASIRNFGHCCITAQDGEHLDTAYRSREGWLAAAQAIGFWAPEAGAVVVARSQTELAVLEQLSDKRGTDNVQLLTAEQTTRRLTSAGTPDPTICGGAFLPADLRVDPRTAAPDIADWLQNQDGIKFLWGTAVKDIQEGGSVITSRGDFHAGKVLVCVGHDLDYLLPDVAARYQVQRCALQMAMAPAPPGYKLDSAVLTGTSMTRYDGFTTMPAADALRQEIYSHSPELIDMGANVMFTRRPDGTVLLGDSHVYGQTIGPFQDEWMTSRLVREVEKLLGSPLIVTQRWQGIYASSPLTSLLVEDIGSTTTAITVTSGIGMTLSFGIAAETIERL
- the phnA gene encoding phosphonoacetate hydrolase yields the protein MSSTEFSVNGRSYAFSDAPVVVICIDGSEPAYHEEALAAGRMPWLSELLASRGTSWAAHCAVPTLTNPNNMSIATGRPPAVHGICGNYILDPESGEEVLMNDPKFLRAPTIFAAAAAAGLSVAVVTAKDKLSRLLAAGLTQPGLDPAGSGAMVEPINKGICFSAEKAHQATKESNGIDAVMKMVDMNLPEVYSAGLSEFVLAAGVRILQDRTPDLMFLTLTDYIQHKNAPGTETANDFYSMIDHYAAALDELGAIVVITADHGMSPKHKSDGTPQVIYLEEEVNRVLGVAGDAPEGGSRVILPITDPYTVHHGALGSFANVYLPDNANRDTVLAALEGREGISGVYRSEEAAKLFDMPLDRMGDLTVLSDKNTALGRYAAWHDLGNLEVPLRSHGGLGELNIPFFVNRILPTPTATASTAPNGDTAIAHNYDAFWVATTHASVELAEIS
- a CDS encoding LysR family transcriptional regulator, producing MNLSIQGLRIFLAVVETGSFSAAARRLFMSQPSVSAQVRSLETSLAAHLLDRGPAGASLTPAGQVLADHARAIFEVMDQVDADVAAAQGIQDRKLSVAGTSTLGSYLLPRALSRFLAENNGLRTELRVGNTERVADWLINREVSLAICAGEIDHEQLEGTVIFDDALVLVAGRANPLAGRDLTPADLEGERFLLREIGSSTRFDQDQSLAEWKLTQTEQWTIWTSEAARESVRAGLGLALISEHVVAPDLRSGELVRLNIHPAPRHRPVSLVRMAGQLLTPVEQSFVEMIQKMHGWP